In Lycium ferocissimum isolate CSIRO_LF1 unplaced genomic scaffold, AGI_CSIRO_Lferr_CH_V1 ctg381, whole genome shotgun sequence, one genomic interval encodes:
- the LOC132044194 gene encoding beta-arabinofuranosyltransferase RAY1, translating to MNFFQSTILFPFLYNNKAEKPGLWLIWLWGFILIGVSFYATQIMPLPSSFKGQIKKTILFNGELNGPTITIFTAPRPFMGTVGERQAVAIQSWLGLSPDISIVLFSHDPSVFSFAGLLSPRVSVEPNIDFTFLGTPFFHSMVARSKASSSDVSVVIDPNTIILPDFIKTIRHAHRLDHDWLLFSSSKSVPHFPFHLDADGKHWLRDDGSRVKNLKDVLSQEWKWNFCEGKMLIAWNNGDFPLHKGVLPAFIYGKGLHNRWLINEALLSDFRFVFDASWAISNFYLNDLDQDFDRASEDFLDLATGKRFWEVAGNSNLAMLYGSLYFHEQNFSNIFRLLQCGGHYLFINSAQLVVYPLRYKGSLSLRNEVLFKSTREKNILECIDTVRSTERAKDCSVKDHLNVSIPILFPLSLETLLSLRADKNKTVVLAVVGYNYKDMLMSWVCRLNHLQISNFLVCALDDDIYDFSIFQGLAVYKYANLETNISFDNCHFGTECFQKVTKVKSRMVLQILKLGYNVLMSDVDIYWFKNPLPLLSSFGPAVLVAQSDEYKLTGPINLPRRLNSGFYYAYSDAMTIAALEKVVKHAANSNLSEQPSFYDTLCGEGGYNRIDDSRCLEPQTNLTVQFLDRDLFPNGAYKDLWQERNVKEACLVKGCFIIHNNWISGRRKKLERQVPSGLWEYDMSTSMCLQTWHKTKFVYF from the exons atgaacTTCTTTCAGTCTACTATTCTCTTCCCATTTCTCTACAACAACAAG GCAGAGAAACCTGGGTTGTGGTTGATTTGGCTATGGGGGTTTATCTTAATTGGTGTCTCCTTTTATGCTACTCAAATTATGCCATTGCCATCTTCTTTTAAAGGTCAGATAAAAAAGACCATACTTTTCAATGGTGAATTGAATGGTCCCACTATTACTATATTTACAGCACCAAGGCCTTTTATGGGTACTGTTGGGGAAAGGCAGGCTGTTGCTATTCAATCTTGGCTTGGCTTATCACCAGATATTAGTATTGTTCTTTTCAGTCATGATCCTTCAGTTTTCTCCTTTGCTGGATTATTAAGTCCCCGGGTATCAGTTGAGCCAAACATCGATTTCAC gttcCTTGGCACACCATTTTTTCATTCCATGGTTGCAAGGTCAAAAGCATCATCTTCAGATGTTTCTGTTGTGATTGATCCAAACACCATAATCTTGCCAGACTTCATTAAAACTATCAGACATGCTCATAGACTTGATCATGATTGGCTCCTTTTTTCTTCATCGAAAAGTGTTCCCCACTTTCCATTTCACTTGGATGCAGATGGAAAACATTGGCTCCGAGATGATGGAAGCCGAGTGAAGAACCTAAAG GATGTCCTTTCACAAGAATGGAAATGGAACTTTTGTGAAGGAAAAATGCTAATAGCGTGGAACAATGGAGATTTTCCTTTGCATAAAGGAGTCCTCCCCGCTTTTATATATGGGAAGGGGCTTCATAACCGCTGGCTTATAAATGAAGCTCTGCTATCTGATTTCAGATTTGTCTTTGATGCTAGTTGGGCCATTTCAAATTTCTACCTTAATGACCTTGACCAGGATTTCGATCGTGCAAGTGAAGATTTTCTTGACCTGGCTACTGGAAAAAGGTTTTGGGAAGTTGCAGGGAACTCCAATCTGGCAATGCTTTATGGATCATTATATTTCCATGAACAGAACTTCTCTAACATATTTAGACTTCTCCAGTGTGGAGGACACTATCTCTTCATAAATTCCGCACAATTGGTTGTTTACCCTTTGAGATACAAAGGATCATTGAGTTTAAGAAACGAAGTATTGTTCAAGTcaacaagagagaaaaatattttggaatGCATTGATACTGTCAGATCAACTGAGCGAGCTAAAGATTGCTCTGTGAAGGACCACTTGAATGTGTCGATCCCGATTTTGTTTCCATTATCTTTAGAAACACTACTGTCCCTTCGTGCAGACAAAAATAAGACAGTTGTGCTAGCAGTTGTTGGGTATAATTACAAGGACATGCTAATGAGTTGGGTCTGCAGGCTGAACCATCTCCAAATCTCTAACTTTTTGGTCTGTGCTCTTGACgatgatatatatgatttctCCATCTTTCAg GGCCTAGCCGTCTACAAGTATGCCAATCTTGAAACCAATATCAGCTTTGACAACTGTCATTTTGGAACTGAGTGCTTTCAGAAAGTAACCAAAGTTAAGTCCAGAATGGTTCTGCAGATACTGAAGCTAGGTTACAATGTATTAATGAGCGATGTTGACATTTATTGGTTCAAGAATCCACTCCCCTTGCTTAGCTCGTTTGGCCCTGCAGTTCTTGTGGCACAATCAGATGAATACAAGTTGACAG GACCTATAAACTTACCTCGACGTCTGAATTCTGGGTTCTATTATGCTTATTCGGATGCTATGACTATTGCTGCTCTTGAGAAGGTTGTGAAGCATGCAGCAAACTCAAATCTCTCTGAGCAACCAAGCTTCTATGATACATTGTGCGGGGAAGGTGGATACAATCGCATAGATGACAGCAGATGCTTAGAACCTCAAACGAACCTGACCGTTCAATTCCTTGACAGAGACCTCTTTCCGAATGGCGCATATAAAGATCTTTGGCAAGAAAGAAATGTGAAGGAAGCCTGCTTGGTGAAGGGTTGTTTTATTATTCATAACAACTGGATTAGTGGGAGAAGGAAAAAGCTAGAACGTCAAGTGCCATCAGGGCTCTGGGAATACGATATGAGCACAAGCATGTGTTTGCAGACGTGGcacaaaacaaaatttgtatatttttga